In a genomic window of Erigeron canadensis isolate Cc75 chromosome 5, C_canadensis_v1, whole genome shotgun sequence:
- the LOC122600424 gene encoding protein tas-like, whose amino-acid sequence MDAAACSWPRIRHHPLRNNASISPKYASSSNFFFPSSLYNINNNNKKKKVRTMAAAASQHPQRSPMQYNQLGDSNLVVSEITFGTMTFGEQNTEKEAHEMLSYACENGINTLDTAEMYPVPVKKETQGLTDIYIGNWLKSRPRDQIILATKVCGYSERSTYVRDNAEVVRVDAANIKESVEKSLKRLQTDYIDLLQIHWPDRYVALFGEFLYDPLKWRQSVPFVEQLRAFQELIEEGKVRYIGVSNETSYGVMEFVYAAKAEGLPKIVSIQNSYSLLTRCKFEVDLVEVCHPNNCNIGLLSYSPLAGGALSGKYLDSESEAAKKGRLQLFPGYMERYNKSIAKEATAQYIEMAKKHGLSPVELALGFVRDRPFMASTIIGATSLEQLKEDIDAFLTTERPLNPDVMADIETIFKRYKDPTIL is encoded by the exons ATGGATGCTGCTGCTTGTTCTTGGCCCAGAATACGTCACCACCCTCTTCGCAACAATGCCTCAATTTCCCCTAAATATGCCTCCTCATCCAACTTCTTTTTTCCATCATCcctttataatattaataacaacaacaagaagaagaaggttaGAACCATGGCTGCGGCTGCATCACAGCATCCACAAAGAAGCCCAATGCAATATAATCAACTCGGGGATTCTAACCTTGTTGTCAGTGAAATCACTTTCGGCACC ATGACTTTTGGTGAGCAGAACACTGAAAAGGAAGCTCATGAAATGTTATCCTACGCTTGTGAAAATGGCATTAATACTTTAGACACTGCAGAAATG TATCCGGTTCCAGTGAAGAAGGAGACTCAAGGTTTAACAGATATTTACATTGGAAATTGGCTGAAATCTCGTCCTCGTGACCAG ATTATATTGGCCACTAAAGTGTGTGGTTACTCCGAAAGATCTACTTATGTACGAGATAATGCAGAAGTTGTGAGGGTTGATGCTGCCAACATTAAAGAAAGTGTTGAGAAAAGCTTAAAACGTCTTCAGACTGATTACATCGATTTATTACAAATTCATTG GCCAGATCGCTATGTGGCTTTATTTGGCGAGTTCTTGTATGACCCTTTAAAATGGAGGCAAAGTGTACCATTTGTAGAACAGCTCAGGGCCTTTCAAGAACTTATTGAAGAAGGAAAG GTACGCTACATAGGAGTTTCAAATGAAACTTCATATGGAGTCATGGAATTCGTATATGCTGCAAAAGCTGAAGGACTTCCAAAAATTGTCAGCATTCAAAACAGTTATAGCCTGCTAACAAGATGCAAGTTCGAAG TTGATCTTGTTGAAGTATGCCACCCAAATAACTGCAATATTGGGCTACTTTCTTATTCTCCCCTGGCTGGTGGAGCTTTAAGTGGAAAGTATTTGGATTCGGAGTCTGAAGCTGCTAAAAAGGGCAGGCTTCAGCTGTTCCCTGGATACATGGAAAGATACAATAAATCCATTGCCAAG GAAGCAACGGCACAATACATTGAGATGGCAAAGAAACATGGACTCAGTCCAGTTGAGCTAGCACTTGGATTTGTGAGAGACAGACCATTCATGGCAAGCACAATCATCGGCGCAACATCTTTAGAACAGCTAAAAGAGGATATCGACGCTTTCTTGACTACAGAGAGACCCTTGAATCCAGATGTGATGGCGGATATTGAAACTATATTTAAGAGATACAAAGATCCCACAATCCTGTAG
- the LOC122600426 gene encoding malate dehydrogenase has product MAKDPVRVLVTGAAGQIGYALVPMIARGIMLGADQPVILHMLDIPPAAEALNGVKMELVDAAFPLLKGVVATTDAVEACTGVNVAVMVGGFPRKEGMERKDVMSKNVSIYKSQASALEKYAAPNCKVLVVANPANTNALILKEFAPSIPEKNITCLTRLDHNRALGQISEKLDVQVSDVKNVIIWGNHSSTQYPDVTHATVGDKPVPELIKDDEWIKSGFISTVQQRGAAIIKARKLSSALSAASSACDHIRDWVCGTPEGTWVSMGVYSDGSYNVPAGLIYSFPVTCRNGEWSIVQGLSIDEFSRKKLDLTAEELSEEKALAYSCLS; this is encoded by the exons atggcCAAAGATCCAGTTCGTGTCCTTGTTACCGGTGCCGCAG GACAAATCGGGTATGCTCTTGTTCCGATGATTGCTAGGGGGATCATGTTGGGGGCTGACCAGCCCGTGATCTTGCACATGCTCGATATTCCACCAGCTGCAGAGGCTTTGAATGGTGTTAAAATGGAGTTGGTCGATGCTGCATTTCCTCTTCTTAAAG GAGTTGTTGCCACTACTGATGCTGTTGAGGCATGCACGGGTGTGAATGTAGCCGTCATGGTTGGTGGGTTTCCCAGGAAAGAAGGAATGGAAAGAAAGGATGTGATGTCAAAGAATGTCTCAATTTACAAGTCACAAGCCTCCGCTCTTGAGAAGTATGCCGCTCCAAACTGCAAG GTTTTGGTTGTTGCTAACCCAGCAAACACCAATGCTTTGATCTTGAAGGAGTTCGCACCATCCATCCCTGAGAAGAACATTACCTGTTTAACAAGGTTGGACCATAACAGGGCTCTTGGCCAAATCTCCGAGAAACTCGATGTGCAAGTATCAGATGTCAAAAATGTTATCATCTGGGGTAACCACTCATCAACTCAGTACCCAGATGTCACTCATGCAACTGTTGGAGACAAGCCAGTCCCAGAGCTCATCAAGGATGATGAATG GATAAAATCTGGATTCATTAGCACTGTGCAACAGCGTGGTGCTGCAATCATTAAGGCTAGGAAGCTCTCTAGTGCACTCTCTGCTGCAAGTTCTGCTTGTGACCATATCCGTGATTGGGTCTGTGGAACTCCAGAG GGAACTTGGGTTTCAATGGGGGTGTACTCTGATGGCTCATACAATGTTCCTGCTGGACTTATTTACTCCTTCCCAGTCACTTGCCGCAATGGAGAATGGTCAATAGTTCAAG GTCTTTCCATTGATGAGTTCTCAAGGAAGAAGCTGGACTTGACAGCTGAAGAACTTTCTGAGGAGAAGGCTCTTGCATACTCATGCCTCTCATAA
- the LOC122600175 gene encoding protein tas-like, whose product MAVAPSSTANTNWLIIHHHRHKPLPISPKYVFIRNKSTTCIRAMSPQKKDRRPMQYNQLGDSELTVSEITFGTMTFGEQNSEKEAHEMLSYAFENGINTLDTAEVYPVPAKKETQGSTDRFIGNWLKSQPRHQIILATKVAGYSERLSYLRDNAEVVRVDAANIKESVEKSLKRLNTDYIDLLQIHWPDRYVALFGEFLYDPSKWRQSVPFVEQLRAFEELIHEGKVRYIGVSNETSYGVMEFLQAAKDERLPKIVSIQNSYSLLVRCNFEVDLVEVCHPNNGNIGLLCYSPLAAGSLSGKYLDLESEAAKRGRLQLYPGYMERYNKSIAKEATAQYIEMGKKHGLSPVELALGFVRDRPFVTSTIIGATSLEQLKENIDAFLTTKRPLNPDVMADIETIFKRYKDPTIL is encoded by the exons ATGGCTGTTGCTCCATCATCTACTGCTAATACTAATTGGCTTAtaattcatcatcatcgtcacaAGCCACTTCCCATTTCCccaaaatatgttttcattagGAACAAATCCACCACTTGTATCAGAGCCATGTCACCACAGAAAAAGGATAGAAGGCCAATGCAGTATAACCAACTTGGTGATTCTGAACTTACTGTCAGTGAAATCACTTTTGGCACT ATGACATTTGGGGAACAGAATTCCGAGAAGGAGGCTCATGAAATGCTCTCCTATGCATTCGAAAATGGCATTAATACTTTAGACACCGCAGAAGTA TATCCAGTACCAGCGAAAAAGGAGACACAGGGATCAACAGATCGTTTTATTGGAAACTGGCTGAAATCTCAACCTCGTCACCAG ATTATACTGGCCACTAAAGTGGCTGGCTACTCAGAAAGATTAAGCTACTTACGTGATAATGCAGAAGTTGTGAGGGTTGATGCTGCCAACATTAAAGAAAGTGTTGAGAAAAGCTTGAAACGTCTTAATACTGATTACATCGATTTATTACAGATTCATTG GCCAGATCGTTATGTGGCTTTGTTTGGTGAGTTCTTGTATGATCCTTCAAAGTGGAGGCAAAGCGTGCCATTTGTTGAACAACTCAGGGCCTTTGAAGAACTTATCCATGAAGGAAAG GTTCGCTACATTGGTGTTTCAAATGAAACTTCATATGGAGTCATGGAATTCCTTCAAGCTGCAAAAGATGAAAGACTTCCAAAGATTGTCAGCATTCAAAACAGTTACAGTCTGCTAGTAAGATGCAACTTTGAAG TTGATCTTGTTGAAGTATGCCACCCAAATAATGGCAATATCGGTTTACTTTGTTATTCTCCCCTGGCTGCTGGATCGTTAAGCGGAAAGTATTTGGATTTAGAGTCTGAAGCTGCTAAAAGGGGTAGGCTTCAGTTATACCCTGGATACATGGAAAGATATAACAAATCCATTGCCAAG GAAGCAACGGCACAATACATTGAGATGGGAAAGAAACATGGACTCAGTCCAGTTGAGCTAGCACTTGGATTTGTGAGAGATAGACCATTCGTGACAAGCACAATCATTGGTGCAACATCTTTAGAACAACTAAAAGAGAATATCGACGCTTTCTTGACTACAAAGAGACCCTTGAATCCAGATGTGATGGCGGATATTGAAACTATATTCAAGAGATACAAAGACCCCACCATCCTTTAG